Proteins encoded by one window of Xiphophorus couchianus chromosome 13, X_couchianus-1.0, whole genome shotgun sequence:
- the parp10 gene encoding protein mono-ADP-ribosyltransferase PARP10, translating to MSGNNPEGRTVEVLELPENVDEELLSLYFENRRRSGGGPLESVEIKQNRAVLCFEDAEAAARVLSKRHHVVHNSELSVRKPPSKDQSRLLLRGVSPYTSTEMIELYVENMMDLNVTDYALIPSPEKDFILIHLSQPLSKDFQTLKTRISKRNLDGSEVTLEQIEQTDSVLLENMHPGTSPDLLTLYFEGERGGNQRVKEVTMLSEGTAKVTFAYYESVDLVLRLQHKVNDTELIVKAYFDFLQPATQDSVAESQDVTDTDSVVVENMEMQTSPLPVDSEPSSPGGTPHSSQEPPAASVVEVEEAVMEDQTVEIETHLCHIPVTDQIKLAWYQKNSIQQDVRKAHPSFSIQIKDDGVHVSGPNKLELEQIKHSISGFFGSIAESRFTISQEVALFLEREDVKNHLLQALTQRGLPALFVVSDSTVSVTSPSQKVADQASTFLKSQVCEFSVPLESEQEALLCCKEWSDFLQTLGFTSTKSPQRPSSIDVLTLKGMENDKQAAIVLFLTTPIEREALLIMEPGMLKYVQIHCHQLLADMDQVSIFPLEGEENCGLKIHGQAVACQMAEEVLQGVVSSICTRIITVNVPGVTRFLDEKECRSILNEMETKFQVFISLKYVPWEPLPHQDIFESAWKMLSQKNIQKGCVNGSAPELKADSMQTDSNGATNTGLLEEAKRIVSTVNKRQEDGMPAPDQFDDMENLDLYTAEEPSVLTDQDSDVTDIQSPQPLSDQNVPSAFLPKGVLGSSLEEEAQLSLAIQYSMEANQWSQQDEEEQLKKALELSKKVIQEEHSNSTSGNSQQVARQQSAGLSFENALKAANTLQLHVFAGYSCDLIRVDIAFNKKVNQRQVEEKVEHRTVKNMTDYHAKCLEVIKRKHAVDVQVQGTIIAISGFKDYVTAAISDVKLLLENISNAVSDREILKTVQWVHHNPITSKAKAYSTDAIVFIENAWRMKLKKVDILFDNQPHIINFEKMQEYNIASGKSVKISRKLLELGDVTQDVPEEEYSLLSHLPDATKIDEESEEFQEVVKNFYSTIQEYHSKIRIIQVEKLMNRLLYNQYKLKKASVLQHSTQPVVERVLYHGTSEGSVKEICVHGFNRSFCGKNATVYGQGVYFAVNSALSVQDQYSPPNPDGYKFIFASKVLTGDFTKGCHSMKTAPLKETGNIPLRYDSVTDDITKPTMFVIFNDTQAFPEYLITCQRIYR from the exons CTGCAGCCAGAGTTCTGTCGAAAAGGCATCACGTAGTGCACAACTCTGAGCTGAGCGTGAGGAAGCCTCCGTCGAAGGACCAGAGCAGGCTTCTGCTGCGGGGGGTCAGTCCCTACACCAGCACCGAGATGATAGAGCTCTACGTGGAAAACATGATGGACCTGAACGTGACGGACTACGCTCTGATCCCATCTCCAGAAAAAGACTTCATCCTCATCCATCTCAGCCAACCCTTGTCTAAAG atttccAGACTCTAAAGACCAGGATCTCCAAGAGAAACCTGGATGGGTCAGAGGTGACTCTGGAACAGATTGAGCAAACGGACTCAGTGTTGTTGGAGAACATGCACCCGGGTACATCACCAGATCTGCTCACGTTGTACTTTGAGGGCGAGCGGGGTGGGAACCAGCGGGTGAAGGAGGTCACCATGCTCTCTGAGGGAACGGCCAAGGTGACCTTTGCATATTACGAGT CTGTGGACCTCGTCCTACGTCTTCAACACAAAGTGAACGACACCGAACTCATAGTGAAGGCCTACTTTGACTTCCTTCAACCTGCGACACAAGACTCTGTAGCTGAGAGCCAGGATGTCACAGACACTGACTCGGTGGTAGTGGAAAATATGGAGATGCAGACCAGTCCGCTCCCAGTTGACTCAGAGCCGTCGTCCCCTGGTGGGACGCCACACAGCAGTCAGGAGCCTCCTGCTGCCAGCGTGGTGGAAGTGGAAGAGGCAGTCATGGAGGATCAAACTGTGGAAATAGAAACACACTTGTGCCATATCCCCGTCACAGACCAAATAAAACTTGCTTGGTATCAAAAGAACAGCATTCAACAAGATGTGCGAAAGGCTCATCCGAGTTTTAGCATCCAAATCAAAGACGACGGCGTTCACGTTTCGGGACCGAACAAACTGGAACTAGAGCAGATAAAACATTCGATCTCAGGCTTTTTCGGGAGCATAGCAGAGTCTCGTTTTACCATCAGTCAGGAGGTGGCTCTGTTCCTCGAAAGAGAAGACGTGAAGAACCATTTACTACAAGCGTTGACTCAAAGGGGACTGCCCGCTTTGTTTGTCGTGTCCGATTCGACCGTGTCCGTAACCTCCCCGAGCCAAAAGGTCGCCGACCAGGCGAGTACCTTTTTAAAATCCCAGGTGTGTGAGTTCAGCGTTCCTCTGGAGTCGGAGCAGGAGGCGCTGCTGTGCTGCAAGGAGTGGTCCGACTTCCTGCAAACACTGGGCTTCACATCGACGAAGTCGCCGCAGCGCCCCAGCAGCATAGACGTCCTGACCCTGAAAGGCATGGAGAACGACAAGCAGGCCGCCATCGTGCTGTTTCTGACCACACCCATCGAAAGGGAGGCGCTCCTCATCATGGAGCCTGGCATGCTCAAGTACGTCCAGATTCACTGTCACCAGCTGCTGGCCGACATGGATCAGGTGTCCATTTTTCCACTGGAGGGCGAAGAGAATTGTGGGCTAAAG ATCCACGGCCAAGCGGTTGCGTGCCAAATGGCGGAGGAAGTCCTGCAGGGTGTGGTGTCGTCAATCTGCACCAGAATCATCACCGTGAACGTCCCGGGCGTGACTCGCTTTTTAGACGAGAAGGAGTGCAGGAGCATTCTGAACGAGATGGAGACGAAGTTTCAGGTGTTCATCAGCCTGAAGTACGTCCCCTGGGAGCCGCTGCCACACCAG GACATTTTTGAAAGTGCGTGGAAGATGTTAtctcagaaaaacattcagaaggGGTGTGTGAACGGCTCTGCCCCTGAGCTGAAGGCAGACTCAATGCAGACAGACTCTAATGGAGCCACAAACACAG GTCTTCTGGAGGAGGCCAAGAGAATCGTCTCAACCGTCAATAAACGCCAAGAAGATGGGATGCCCGCTCCAGACCAATTCGATGACATGGAAAATTTAGATCTGTACACTGCTGAGGAACCGAGCGTGCTAACAGATCAGGACTCTGATGTGACGGACATCCAAAGCCCCCAGCCTTTATCTGATCAAAATGTGCCGAGTGCGTTTCTGCCTAAGGGAGTTCTAGGCAGCAGCCTGGAGGAAGAGGCCCAGCTCTCCTTAGCCATCCAGTACTCTATGGAGGCGAACCAGTGGTCCCAGCAGGACGAAGAGGAACAGCTTAAAAAAGCCTTGGAGCTCTCCAAGAAAGTAATTCAAGAAGAACACTCCAATAGTACTTCAGGCAACAGCCAGCAGGTAGCTCGGCAGCAAAGCGCCGGCCTGTCCTTCGAGAACGCGCTGAAGGCGGCCAACACCCTCCAGCTCCACGTGTTTGCCGGGTACAGCTGCGACCTAATTCGGGTCGACATCGCTTTCAACAAGAAGGTGAACCAGAGGCAGGTCGAGGAGAAGGTGGAGCACAGGACCGTCAAAAACATGACCGATTACCACGCAAAGTGTTTGGAGGTGATCAAGCGTAAGCACGCGGTGGACGTTCAAGTTCAGGGAACCATCATTGCCATTTCTGGGTTTAAGGATTACGTGACCGCAGCGATTTCTGAcgtgaagctgctgctggagaatATCTCTAACGCCGTATCGGACAGAGAAATCCTGAAGACTGTTCAGTGGGTTCATCACAACCCAATCACCTCGAAGGCAAAAGCTTACTCTACGGACGCTATAGTATTTATTGAGAATGCCTGGAGGATGAAGCTTAAGAAAGTTGACATTTTGTTCGACAATCAACCCCACATTATCAACTTTGAGAAGATGCAGGAATATAACATCGCTTCTGGGAAGTCGGTGAAAATctccaggaagctgctggagTTGGGGGACGTGACCCAGGATGTACCAG AGGAGGAATATTCTCTCCTGTCCCACCTGCCTGATGCGACCAAAATTGACGAAGAGTCCGAGGAGTTCCAGGAGGTGGTGAAGAATTTCTACAGCACCATACAGGAGTACCACAGCAAAATCCGAATCATACAG GTGGAAAAACTCATGAACCGACTGCTGTACAATCAGTACAAGCTGAAGAAGGCGAGCGTACTGCAGCATTCCACTCAGCCGGTAGTCGAACGGGTTCTGTACCACGGGACGAGCGAGGGGAGCGTGAAGGAGATCTGCGTTCATGGGTTTAACAGAAGCTTCTGCGGGAAGAACG CCACGGTTTACGGACAGGGAGTGTACTTCGCCGTCAACTCCGCTCTGTCCGTCCAGGATCAGTACTCGCCCCCGAACCCCGACGGATACAAGTTTATATTCGCCTCCAAGGTTCTGACCGGAGACTTCACCAAAGGCTGCCACTCGATGAAGACCGCACCACTGAAGGAGACGGGAAATATTCCCCTCCGATACGACAGCGTGACCGACGACATCACCAAGCCCACCATGTTCGTCATCTTCAACGACACGCAGGCGTTCCCAGAATACCTCATCACGTGCCAGAGAATCTACCGCTAA